A DNA window from Leptospira selangorensis contains the following coding sequences:
- a CDS encoding MarR family winged helix-turn-helix transcriptional regulator, which produces MNPRTIIYLISRIRDEFHRRLNSELKDKGLGQLTTTHADILFALAMSKRVPMQDIARMIDRDKSTLTALVDKLQDLGYVERVRDTQDQRVVNLQLTRKAYSIRPVMLGISRSLLAGLYKGFTEPEKKDLVRLLDKLYKNLK; this is translated from the coding sequence ATGAATCCTCGTACGATCATTTATCTGATTTCTAGGATCAGGGACGAATTCCACAGACGTCTGAATTCCGAACTGAAGGACAAGGGCTTGGGCCAGCTAACCACTACCCATGCGGATATTCTATTCGCACTTGCAATGTCCAAAAGAGTTCCGATGCAGGATATAGCTCGGATGATAGATAGGGACAAGTCCACCCTGACCGCACTTGTGGACAAACTCCAAGATCTAGGTTATGTGGAAAGAGTGAGAGATACTCAAGACCAAAGAGTGGTTAATCTACAACTTACACGCAAGGCCTATTCTATCCGACCTGTGATGCTTGGAATATCTAGGTCATTACTTGCAGGCCTTTATAAAGGTTTTACGGAACCGGAAAAGAAAGACCTAGTCCGGCT
- a CDS encoding MaoC family dehydratase, whose translation MAKLVLSSFAELQAYEGKELGVSDAHEITQAQIDTFANATLDHQWIHTDPARAAKESPFGTTIAHGYLTLSMAPYLLSQILELRNIKMGINYGMEKLRFLDPVKVGSKLKLRAELIELKDLRGTARMTLKLSFEVEGAAKPAAIGEVIYLYQFA comes from the coding sequence ATGGCTAAACTCGTACTATCCAGCTTCGCAGAATTACAAGCTTACGAAGGAAAAGAACTAGGCGTATCCGACGCTCACGAAATCACCCAGGCACAAATCGATACATTCGCAAACGCAACTTTGGACCACCAATGGATCCATACGGATCCGGCAAGAGCGGCCAAAGAATCTCCTTTCGGAACAACTATCGCTCACGGTTATCTTACACTTTCTATGGCTCCTTATCTATTAAGCCAGATTCTAGAGCTGAGAAACATCAAAATGGGAATCAATTACGGAATGGAAAAACTCCGCTTCTTAGATCCTGTAAAAGTGGGTTCCAAGCTCAAACTTAGAGCGGAATTGATCGAATTGAAGGACCTAAGAGGTACCGCAAGAATGACCTTAAAACTTAGTTTCGAGGTAGAAGGTGCAGCAAAACCTGCTGCAATCGGTGAAGTAATCTATCTCTACCAATTCGCCTAA
- a CDS encoding NADH-quinone oxidoreductase subunit A: MGSSPDHLGPLLIQFLLGVGFSALILGLAFLLNPKKKSKPHDTFECGVPYYGDAKGLFNIKFYLVAVLFILFDIEAIFLFPYAVNLKSFKEAGLGNFLLIEMFVFIFTLVVGLYYIRKKGALEWD; this comes from the coding sequence ATGGGAAGTTCGCCGGACCATCTAGGCCCCCTGCTGATTCAATTCCTCTTGGGAGTAGGATTCTCCGCTCTCATACTCGGACTCGCGTTCCTTCTAAACCCCAAAAAAAAATCCAAACCTCATGATACTTTTGAGTGCGGAGTGCCGTATTACGGGGATGCAAAGGGATTGTTTAATATCAAGTTCTACTTGGTCGCTGTTCTATTTATTCTTTTTGATATAGAAGCGATCTTCCTTTTCCCTTACGCCGTGAATTTAAAATCATTCAAAGAGGCGGGACTGGGTAATTTTCTCTTAATTGAGATGTTTGTTTTTATTTTCACCCTCGTGGTTGGACTGTATTATATTCGGAAGAAGGGGGCCTTAGAATGGGATTAA
- a CDS encoding NADH-quinone oxidoreductase subunit B codes for MGLNEQLAQPGSSYGDSFQIATVDSVINWGRSYSLWPYPFATACCGIEYMSTSCADYDIARFGAERPSFSPRQADMILVLGTITYKMAPVLREIYDQLAEPKFVISYGACASSGGMFHAYSVLQGIDRILPVDLYVPGCPPRPEALLDAVIKLQEKVKTQGLEARRQEVMDKIREMNERNKPLVVR; via the coding sequence ATGGGATTAAACGAACAACTCGCTCAACCCGGATCGTCTTACGGAGATTCCTTCCAAATTGCAACTGTGGACTCGGTTATCAATTGGGGAAGAAGTTACTCCTTATGGCCTTATCCATTCGCGACTGCATGTTGTGGGATAGAATACATGAGTACTTCCTGCGCGGATTATGATATCGCCAGGTTCGGAGCGGAAAGACCTTCTTTCTCTCCTAGACAAGCAGACATGATCTTAGTTCTTGGTACCATCACTTATAAGATGGCTCCGGTGCTTCGTGAAATTTACGACCAATTGGCCGAACCAAAATTTGTGATCAGTTACGGAGCCTGTGCTTCTTCCGGTGGAATGTTCCATGCGTACTCTGTTTTACAGGGAATCGATCGAATACTTCCTGTGGATCTATACGTTCCAGGTTGTCCTCCTAGACCAGAAGCACTTTTAGATGCTGTAATTAAACTTCAGGAAAAAGTAAAAACCCAAGGGTTAGAAGCCAGAAGACAGGAAGTAATGGATAAGATCCGGGAAATGAACGAAAGAAACAAACCCCTGGTCGTCCGATGA
- a CDS encoding NADH-quinone oxidoreductase subunit C, with translation MKETIQSFLKDKFPHFISKEEEILTNLPTFFLKSEGIVPVLSALKTAPGIELNYLNDLTAIDWLGKKTPRFEVCYLLRSGNKSSTKVQFRVALEEDEQVPSIINIFKGANWPEREVYDLFGIRFAGHPRMDRLIMPDNFQGHPLRKDYPLEGFGQDYLVEDLLTIHLKEDMEA, from the coding sequence ATGAAAGAAACAATCCAGAGTTTCCTAAAAGACAAATTCCCTCATTTTATCTCCAAGGAAGAAGAAATACTCACAAATCTTCCTACATTCTTCTTAAAGTCGGAAGGAATTGTTCCTGTTCTTTCCGCTTTAAAAACAGCTCCTGGGATCGAACTGAATTATCTAAATGATCTGACTGCGATAGATTGGTTGGGCAAAAAAACTCCAAGATTCGAAGTCTGTTACCTTCTCCGCTCCGGAAACAAATCCTCCACAAAAGTACAATTCCGCGTAGCTTTAGAAGAAGATGAACAAGTTCCAAGTATCATAAACATTTTTAAAGGCGCTAACTGGCCCGAAAGAGAAGTGTACGATCTATTCGGCATTCGTTTTGCAGGCCACCCTAGAATGGATCGTCTCATCATGCCTGATAATTTCCAAGGTCATCCATTAAGAAAAGATTATCCTTTAGAAGGTTTCGGTCAGGATTATTTGGTAGAGGACCTTCTCACCATCCACTTAAAAGAAGATATGGAGGCTTAA
- a CDS encoding NADH-quinone oxidoreductase subunit D has protein sequence MYEKTAEHFSLKQKKLPEGHLLVNLGPSHPSTHGILQNVIQLDGERVVDAESVIGYVHRSFEKLGERYTYNQFLVCTDRMNYVSTPLNNIGWILAVEKMLQIEVPDKVTYVRMIVSELSRVMDHIICNGILGVDLGAFSGMLHLFHHRENIYQVLEKLTGARLTTTFCRVGGLEKDIYPEFEKDVKTIIKGLRPAIEEFQSLLVNNRIFMDRTEGVGGISAEDAISYGYSGPNLRAAGVPWDIRKDDPYMFYDKVDFDIPVGEDGSVLHRTLVRMEEMRQSLRIVEQLINGLPTGAHHADMPHIYLPDKSKVYKNMEELIYHFKLIMHGIKVPKGEYYMATEAANGELGFYIVSEGEKSPWRVHVRRPCFWFYQSFPELVKGSLLADTVATMSSMNVIAGELDC, from the coding sequence ATGTACGAAAAGACAGCGGAACATTTCAGCCTCAAACAGAAAAAGCTCCCGGAAGGACATCTTCTTGTGAACCTGGGGCCTTCTCACCCTTCTACTCATGGGATCTTACAGAATGTGATCCAACTAGATGGAGAAAGAGTGGTGGATGCAGAATCCGTGATCGGATATGTGCATCGCAGTTTCGAAAAATTAGGAGAACGTTATACTTATAATCAGTTCCTAGTTTGCACGGACAGAATGAATTACGTATCCACTCCTCTGAATAATATCGGTTGGATACTTGCCGTAGAAAAAATGCTCCAGATAGAAGTTCCTGATAAGGTAACTTACGTTCGGATGATCGTCTCCGAACTTTCTCGTGTAATGGACCATATTATCTGCAATGGAATTTTGGGAGTGGATCTCGGTGCATTCTCCGGGATGTTACATTTATTCCATCATAGAGAGAATATTTATCAGGTCCTGGAAAAACTCACGGGCGCAAGACTTACTACTACATTCTGTAGAGTGGGTGGACTCGAAAAAGATATTTATCCTGAATTCGAGAAGGATGTTAAGACTATCATCAAAGGTCTTCGTCCTGCGATTGAAGAATTCCAGTCTTTATTAGTAAATAATAGGATCTTCATGGATAGAACGGAAGGTGTGGGAGGTATCTCTGCAGAAGATGCTATCTCTTACGGTTATTCCGGTCCGAACTTGAGAGCCGCGGGTGTTCCTTGGGATATTCGTAAGGACGATCCTTATATGTTCTATGATAAGGTGGATTTTGATATTCCTGTGGGAGAGGACGGTTCCGTTCTTCATAGGACTCTTGTCCGTATGGAAGAGATGAGACAATCTCTTCGAATTGTAGAGCAATTGATTAACGGTCTTCCAACAGGCGCTCATCATGCCGACATGCCTCATATCTATCTTCCCGATAAGAGCAAGGTTTATAAGAATATGGAAGAGTTGATCTACCATTTCAAATTGATCATGCACGGGATCAAAGTCCCTAAGGGAGAATATTATATGGCAACCGAGGCCGCTAACGGTGAACTCGGATTTTATATCGTTTCCGAAGGGGAGAAGTCTCCTTGGAGAGTGCATGTTCGTAGGCCATGTTTCTGGTTTTATCAATCTTTCCCTGAATTAGTAAAAGGTTCACTTCTTGCGGATACGGTCGCTACAATGAGTTCCATGAATGTGATCGCAGGGGAGTTGGACTGCTGA
- the nuoE gene encoding complex I 24 kDa subunit family protein — MSYQFSSQSVARLDKLLEMFPDKRSVILPGLYLLQKEQGYVDREGMEALADKIGSPISLAQIYGVATFYTLYNKKPVGKYHIQICGTSSCYMRGNDKLEKHICSRLGIETGETTSDKKFTLEEVECLGACGYAPMVQINDAYYENLTFEKMDEILKDLT; from the coding sequence ATGAGTTATCAATTTTCTTCCCAATCAGTTGCAAGACTAGACAAACTACTGGAGATGTTCCCGGATAAAAGAAGTGTGATCCTCCCAGGGTTGTACCTCCTACAGAAAGAACAGGGATATGTAGACAGAGAGGGAATGGAAGCGCTTGCCGACAAGATCGGTTCTCCAATTTCTCTCGCCCAAATATACGGGGTTGCTACCTTTTATACCTTATATAATAAAAAACCTGTTGGTAAGTATCATATCCAGATTTGTGGAACTTCTTCTTGTTATATGAGAGGGAATGATAAACTCGAAAAACATATTTGCTCTCGTTTGGGAATAGAAACTGGAGAAACAACTTCTGATAAAAAATTCACTTTAGAAGAAGTGGAATGTTTGGGTGCATGCGGATACGCTCCTATGGTCCAGATCAACGATGCATATTATGAAAATCTAACGTTCGAAAAAATGGATGAGATCCTGAAGGATTTGACCTAA
- the nuoF gene encoding NADH-quinone oxidoreductase subunit NuoF, which yields MAEMKILTKFIDDPRSNELEFYESVHGYDGMKKALSIAPEEIIEIVKKSGLRGRGGAGFPTGLKWSFIPKDIPKPKYLICNADEGEPGTFKDRKLIENLSHQIIEGMVIGAKAIGANKGFFYIRGEFNKGIDSMQKAIDEAYAKGYLGKNILGSGFDFDLVLYAGAGAYICGEETALINSLEGRRGHPRLKPPFPAVSGLYRCPTVVNNVETFSTVPHILDKGADWYSKIGTEKSPGTRLFSVSGHVKRPGVYEIELGTPLLELVNDLCGGMLDDVPLKAVIPGGSSVPILTAEECKTANMDFESMAAHKTMLGSGAVIVIGEGTDLVETTYRFARFYAHESCGQCTPCREGTHWVRDLLHKIREGEGTSADLDLILSLARNMEGGTTICPLSDACVGAVRPTILKFKHEFEARLKDKAVKEEVEQPAASGA from the coding sequence ATGGCAGAAATGAAAATCCTCACTAAATTTATAGACGATCCCCGTTCGAATGAATTGGAATTTTACGAATCCGTTCACGGTTATGACGGGATGAAAAAAGCTCTGTCTATCGCGCCGGAAGAAATTATCGAGATCGTCAAAAAATCAGGTTTGAGAGGAAGAGGGGGAGCAGGTTTCCCTACAGGGCTCAAATGGTCCTTTATTCCTAAGGATATTCCAAAACCTAAATATTTGATCTGCAATGCAGACGAGGGAGAACCCGGAACATTCAAAGATCGTAAACTGATCGAGAACCTTTCCCACCAGATCATTGAGGGAATGGTGATCGGTGCAAAAGCAATCGGTGCAAACAAAGGATTTTTTTATATCCGTGGAGAGTTCAATAAAGGGATCGACTCCATGCAGAAGGCAATCGACGAAGCCTATGCAAAAGGATATCTGGGAAAAAATATCCTAGGCAGCGGATTTGATTTTGATCTAGTATTATATGCGGGAGCGGGAGCTTATATCTGCGGAGAAGAGACTGCGCTCATCAATTCTTTGGAAGGTCGTAGGGGCCATCCTAGATTAAAACCTCCATTTCCTGCTGTTTCGGGCCTATATCGTTGTCCTACAGTTGTGAATAACGTGGAAACTTTTTCCACAGTTCCTCATATTTTGGACAAGGGCGCGGATTGGTATTCTAAGATTGGTACTGAAAAATCCCCTGGCACTCGTTTGTTCTCCGTTTCCGGTCATGTAAAAAGACCCGGTGTATACGAGATAGAATTAGGAACTCCTTTATTAGAATTAGTGAATGATCTTTGTGGTGGAATGCTGGACGATGTTCCGTTAAAAGCGGTGATCCCAGGCGGTTCTTCCGTTCCTATCCTAACTGCAGAAGAATGTAAAACTGCAAATATGGATTTCGAATCCATGGCGGCTCATAAAACAATGCTTGGTTCCGGTGCAGTAATCGTGATCGGCGAAGGTACGGATCTTGTGGAAACCACTTACAGGTTTGCAAGATTCTACGCTCATGAATCTTGCGGACAATGTACTCCTTGCAGAGAAGGTACTCATTGGGTGAGGGACCTACTACATAAGATAAGAGAAGGAGAAGGAACAAGTGCGGACTTGGATCTTATTCTTTCTTTAGCTCGAAATATGGAAGGTGGAACTACAATCTGTCCTCTTTCTGACGCATGTGTGGGAGCTGTCCGACCTACTATCTTAAAGTTCAAACATGAATTCGAAGCCAGATTAAAAGACAAAGCGGTTAAAGAAGAAGTAGAACAGCCTGCCGCGAGCGGGGCCTGA
- the nuoH gene encoding NADH-quinone oxidoreductase subunit NuoH encodes MDWNIVLLWLLKSALFFLVFITACAYYTLAERKVAGFIQDRKGPNRAGPLGLLQPLADGIKFLTKEEIFPKNVNRVMYLIAPAISMTCAIMAWAVVPLGGTVILPEFLAREVGFTSIDLQIANPDTGILFLFAISSLSVYGIILAGWSSNNKYSLIGGIRATAQMISYELPLGLSVAAIVILTGSLKLTDINDAQIGLWNIFKLPGFIAFSVFVVAMFAETNRLPFDLAEAESELVVGFHTEYGAFKFALFFIAEYMNMITMSCVVTILFFGGYHLPFGILSGSVWQAWAGLGFFTLKVLFFAFLFMWVRWTLPRFRYDQLMTIGWKKMIPWAVANILIASVYVGLDGFWKW; translated from the coding sequence ATGGATTGGAATATAGTCCTACTCTGGTTATTAAAAAGTGCACTTTTTTTCTTAGTGTTTATCACTGCTTGTGCTTACTATACATTAGCAGAACGTAAAGTAGCTGGATTTATCCAAGATAGGAAAGGCCCAAATCGTGCAGGTCCTCTTGGTCTTTTACAACCATTAGCTGATGGGATCAAGTTTTTAACGAAGGAAGAAATCTTTCCTAAAAATGTGAACAGGGTTATGTATTTGATCGCGCCTGCGATCTCTATGACCTGTGCGATCATGGCTTGGGCAGTTGTGCCCTTGGGTGGAACCGTTATCTTACCTGAATTTCTGGCAAGAGAGGTCGGATTTACTTCTATAGATCTTCAAATTGCAAATCCGGATACAGGAATTTTGTTCTTGTTTGCGATCTCCAGTCTTTCCGTTTACGGGATCATTCTTGCGGGTTGGTCCAGTAATAATAAATATTCTTTGATCGGTGGGATCCGTGCTACGGCTCAGATGATCAGTTACGAATTGCCTCTCGGTCTTTCAGTGGCGGCTATCGTAATCTTGACCGGATCTTTAAAACTCACCGATATCAATGATGCACAGATCGGTCTTTGGAATATTTTTAAACTTCCTGGCTTTATTGCGTTTTCCGTTTTTGTAGTGGCTATGTTTGCGGAAACGAATCGACTTCCTTTCGATTTGGCAGAAGCAGAATCTGAATTAGTGGTTGGATTTCATACGGAATACGGTGCATTCAAATTTGCGTTATTTTTTATCGCAGAATACATGAATATGATCACTATGAGTTGTGTGGTCACCATTCTATTCTTCGGCGGATACCATCTTCCTTTTGGAATATTGAGCGGTTCCGTTTGGCAGGCATGGGCAGGGCTCGGGTTTTTTACTCTTAAAGTTTTATTTTTCGCATTCTTGTTTATGTGGGTGAGATGGACCCTTCCTAGATTCAGATATGATCAATTGATGACTATTGGTTGGAAAAAAATGATCCCTTGGGCAGTGGCAAATATTCTGATCGCAAGCGTTTATGTTGGTTTGGATGGTTTCTGGAAATGGTAG
- a CDS encoding NADH-quinone oxidoreductase subunit J family protein: MVGIFENPGLLLFFIFSGVLVAGALGVVFHPNPISSAVLLVLSFFALAGIYAVIGSVFVATMQVLVYAGAIMVLVVFVLMLLSLHDEGIAKLWNHPIKKVLVLSVVVLLAIVLIHSVREGVPNTEASPKGYSDSGTYEYTLSKSEEGKAGVIAEGNTAAVGSSMFLDYLLPFEIVSILLLAAVLGAVILGKKNLGKKTEEGEP, from the coding sequence ATGGTAGGAATATTCGAGAATCCGGGGCTTCTGCTCTTTTTTATATTCAGTGGAGTATTGGTTGCCGGAGCTTTAGGAGTTGTATTTCACCCGAATCCAATCAGTTCCGCTGTTTTACTTGTACTTTCCTTTTTCGCGTTAGCCGGAATTTATGCGGTTATCGGTTCCGTTTTTGTGGCTACCATGCAAGTTTTGGTCTACGCGGGCGCGATCATGGTGCTTGTGGTTTTCGTTCTGATGCTTCTATCATTACATGATGAAGGAATTGCAAAACTTTGGAACCATCCTATTAAAAAAGTTTTGGTACTTTCCGTTGTAGTATTGCTTGCGATTGTGCTGATCCATTCCGTAAGAGAGGGTGTCCCGAATACGGAAGCTTCTCCTAAAGGATACTCTGATTCCGGGACTTATGAGTATACATTATCCAAATCAGAAGAAGGTAAAGCAGGTGTGATCGCGGAAGGAAATACTGCTGCGGTGGGAAGTTCCATGTTTTTGGATTACCTTCTTCCTTTTGAAATAGTTTCCATATTACTTTTGGCCGCTGTACTGGGCGCAGTTATATTAGGGAAAAAGAATTTAGGTAAAAAAACAGAAGAAGGGGAGCCATGA
- the nuoK gene encoding NADH-quinone oxidoreductase subunit NuoK: protein MNPGILKPTLAGIPVEYLLILACIVFSIGVAGVLFRRSAVVIFMSIELMLNSVNLVFVVFSKSLHQVQGEVVVFFVMAIAAVEAAIGLALVVAIHRKKKTSFVDEMNLMKW, encoded by the coding sequence ATGAATCCGGGAATTCTGAAACCAACTCTCGCGGGAATCCCCGTGGAATATCTGCTGATCCTTGCCTGTATCGTTTTTTCTATCGGTGTCGCCGGGGTTTTATTCAGAAGAAGTGCGGTAGTTATCTTCATGAGTATAGAACTCATGTTGAACTCGGTAAATTTGGTATTTGTCGTTTTTTCTAAATCACTTCATCAAGTTCAAGGAGAAGTGGTGGTATTTTTCGTGATGGCGATCGCAGCAGTCGAAGCGGCGATCGGTTTGGCCCTAGTGGTCGCAATTCACAGAAAGAAAAAGACAAGTTTTGTAGACGAAATGAATTTAATGAAATGGTAA
- the nuoL gene encoding NADH-quinone oxidoreductase subunit L — MSWEILIPVLVFSPLLGSVLNALFGRYWKGFSGPIGTSLSFISFAASVFAYLQFHPLERQDAQIVTLFNWVDVGNFKADLAYQVDQLSLFMALIITGIGSLIHLYSIGYMKGNPGIGRFFSYLNLFVFFMLHLVLAENLVVLFFGWEGVGLCSYLLIGFDTHKENAAQASIKAFVTNRIADLAMIGGIALTYWLAGSVSFITISESLPQAKFLLNALPFVAICFFIGAMGKSAQFPFHVWLPDAMAGPTPVSALIHAATMVTAGLFLIARLNFIFILVPKVGFWIVCIGTFTAFFAATIGVYQNDIKKVLAYSTVSQLGYMFVAMGTGAYVAGLFHLLTHAFFKALLFLGSGSVIHGLSDEQDLRRMGGLKSQMKITWWTFLLGTLAIVGAPPFSGFFSKDLILEKAFYFHPVFFGMGVATAFLTTFYMFRLTFLAFTGKSRVSHSVHPHESPWTMTLPLVILALGAAFSGYLLVPESLGGGIDFLEKYFSPVFAKGLLYYSQQKGALEVHHLSHELELLLAGLSLGAILLGVGIYWFFFGRKEKLPLDESSYTGWRILPANKYFIDEIFKNVLIGPISAFSEFLSEVVEKRLIDRVLTGTGRLSGGISSLLRRIQTGTVVDYAFLIVLGTVLILSVFLWRGI; from the coding sequence ATGAGTTGGGAAATCCTAATACCGGTCCTAGTTTTTTCTCCTCTTCTTGGGTCCGTATTAAACGCATTATTCGGAAGATATTGGAAGGGTTTTTCAGGTCCGATCGGAACCTCGTTATCTTTTATATCCTTTGCTGCGAGTGTATTCGCATATTTGCAATTCCATCCTTTAGAAAGACAAGATGCTCAAATTGTAACTCTATTCAATTGGGTAGACGTTGGGAATTTTAAAGCGGATCTTGCATACCAAGTAGATCAACTTTCCCTTTTTATGGCATTGATCATTACGGGGATCGGAAGTTTGATCCATCTTTATTCTATTGGATACATGAAAGGTAATCCTGGGATCGGAAGATTTTTCTCTTATCTGAACTTATTCGTCTTCTTCATGCTGCATTTGGTTTTAGCGGAAAACCTGGTAGTCCTATTTTTCGGTTGGGAAGGTGTGGGACTTTGTTCTTATCTTCTGATCGGATTCGATACTCATAAAGAAAATGCGGCGCAAGCGAGTATCAAGGCTTTTGTCACGAATAGGATCGCCGACTTGGCGATGATAGGTGGGATTGCTCTCACGTATTGGTTGGCTGGTTCGGTCTCCTTCATTACGATTTCTGAATCTTTGCCTCAGGCAAAGTTCTTACTGAACGCACTTCCTTTTGTGGCGATCTGTTTCTTTATAGGCGCAATGGGTAAATCCGCTCAGTTCCCATTCCATGTTTGGTTGCCTGATGCGATGGCCGGACCTACTCCGGTTTCAGCTTTGATCCACGCGGCAACAATGGTGACTGCAGGATTATTCCTGATCGCAAGATTGAATTTTATTTTTATATTAGTTCCTAAGGTCGGTTTTTGGATCGTTTGTATAGGAACATTCACTGCTTTTTTTGCGGCGACAATTGGTGTTTATCAAAACGATATCAAAAAAGTTTTAGCTTATTCTACTGTTTCTCAGCTGGGTTATATGTTCGTTGCGATGGGAACAGGCGCTTATGTGGCTGGGCTTTTCCACTTACTGACCCACGCATTCTTTAAGGCCTTATTGTTCTTGGGTTCCGGTTCTGTTATCCATGGATTATCTGATGAGCAGGATTTAAGAAGAATGGGGGGACTTAAATCCCAGATGAAGATCACTTGGTGGACCTTCCTCTTGGGAACCTTGGCGATTGTAGGAGCTCCTCCATTTAGCGGATTTTTCTCCAAAGATTTGATCTTAGAAAAAGCGTTCTATTTCCATCCTGTATTCTTCGGAATGGGGGTTGCCACAGCGTTTTTAACCACATTCTATATGTTCCGCCTAACGTTCTTGGCGTTTACTGGCAAATCCAGAGTTTCTCATAGCGTGCATCCACATGAATCTCCTTGGACCATGACTTTGCCATTGGTAATCTTGGCATTAGGCGCTGCATTCTCCGGATATTTATTGGTTCCTGAATCCTTAGGTGGAGGAATTGATTTCTTAGAGAAATATTTCTCGCCTGTTTTTGCAAAAGGATTACTGTATTATTCCCAGCAAAAAGGAGCCTTGGAAGTCCATCATTTAAGCCATGAGTTGGAACTCCTACTGGCTGGATTATCCCTAGGAGCAATTCTTTTAGGAGTGGGGATCTATTGGTTTTTCTTCGGTAGAAAAGAGAAATTACCTTTAGATGAATCCTCTTATACCGGCTGGAGAATTCTTCCTGCAAACAAATACTTTATAGATGAAATTTTCAAAAACGTTTTGATCGGGCCGATCTCCGCCTTCTCCGAATTTTTATCCGAAGTGGTAGAGAAACGTTTGATCGATAGGGTTTTGACCGGAACAGGAAGGCTTTCCGGAGGGATTTCATCATTACTACGCAGGATCCAAACAGGAACCGTAGTAGATTACGCTTTTCTAATTGTATTAGGGACTGTTTTGATCTTGTCCGTATTTTTATGGAGGGGAATCTAA